The following DNA comes from Mauremys reevesii isolate NIE-2019 linkage group 23, ASM1616193v1, whole genome shotgun sequence.
AGTGTCATGAAAAATGAGTCAagtttttgcaaagattttactttttgaaaaaggccatttttcaaatacattttttagtTCCAAAAATTTCAGCCAGGACCCAGGTCATTTAGGGATTTATAAATAATTAGCACCTGAAAGCAATCAGGAAGCCCGTCTGCCCTGTCTAACATGTGGGCATCTGTATCCTCCACTGAGACAAAAGGCAGCAGGCTTCTGTCACCACAGGtacaaaaagaaaactgaagacACAAACTCCTTCAGGATTCATGAAGATGACCTGGTTCATTTAAGTTGCCTCATCTGGAAGCAGCAGGTAACCAGAGGGCAGCATATGCCAGAAAATGGTAGACAAAGCCTGGGGCTGGCACGCAAAAAGCCTCTGCCAGACTTGCATTCATTTACACTTTTTGTATCTTGGAAAGCAACAATGTCAAAACAGACAAATCTACTCATGGGCCTGCTTGGAGCAAAGTGAAACTGACCTGATTTATGGTCAGTTTCAGTTTGCTGCTGTGCTACACACTGCACATGTAGTGGAGCAGGAGGGGCCAGCAATCAGGATgagagggaaaggaaatggaactaggaaggaggaggaggacgggGAAGTTACATTTCTGTTTTTTTGTAGAGTCCTTCATGAAAACTGCATCTAAAACAATTTATTCAGACTTAAATACTGCAGaatagcagagggagagagagacatcaAGAGGCATATGCAAAaggaatttaaaatgttttgttctgaagTCTGAGATATCAGAAAGCGTGACTGAGACATGAAGATACAGGAGGTGCAGAGGAGAAGGCAGGACAGCAAGGAAACCAGTGCTAGCAGAGTGGAAAGAACAGAAAAAGACAAGATCCTCAAGGTAGCGAGAGAGAATGGTTATGTCGTCTGAAATTTCAAATGAACAATCAGGAATGTGTATTGTAGTTTTAGTCCTTGGGATTTCAGCAATTAAGTCCTTGAAATGGCATGCGAGATAATACAGCATAGACACAAGAAATTCTAAGCACGTGGCAGTGATTTTGGTTTATCCTGTCTAACCTTAGCTACATAAAAGAAATTAGGAACAAAGCCATGTACCTGTTATACATTTTCAACATGAGCAGAACCACTGTGAATATAATAATCACTCCAACTACGATGGCAGCTACGATTGCTCCGGAACCTATgagaggggcaggaaaaaagACTGAGCATGTTTTGTTTAAATAGCTTTTATTGTATTGCTTGAACAAGACTTTGCCCAGttaatttaagttgcatgtttaaAGAGAAAAAGATTTCCAAAACTTGTTTCCATTTTTATTCTGGAAAAACAGTGTTTTGAGGTGCAAACTCTGCAGGCAAAGGCTTAGCTCCAAACGTTGTGGCACTGAATTAGGGCTTAAGAATTAGAGAGTAAAACtgactaaaaataaaacaaactgactggtctgttTTCCTAATCCTTGCTGAAGGAAATACAATAAGTAAACAAACCCACTGAGAGACGGTCTGGTCCAGTGGGtggggattcaggagacctgtgGCTCTACCCAACCGGTTatatgaccctgggcaagtcacttcctttctctgtgcctttgtgttcccttccaccctttgtctgtttcaCCTGTAAACTTTTTGAGGCAGGAACtctatcttaggcctggtctacactgtgggggcggggggaggagaatcgatctaagttatgcaccttcagctacgtgaataacgtagttgaagtcaacatacttagatctacttactgcggtgtcttcactgaggtaggtcgactgctgccactcccccatcgagACTCCGCCTACACTTCTCGCTCCGGTAGAGTatcggagtcgacgggagagcgctcggtggtcgatttatcgcgtcttcactaggcgcgataaatcaaccactgctggatcgatcgctccagaggtaagtgtagacatgcccttaatgtgggtacgtctacactgcagctgggagcgtgctTCCCAGCCTAGGCAGGTGGATACACGATAGCTCCACTcgtgctagcatgctaaaaatggcagtgtagctGAGAGTAGTGCAAGTAGTGGCTCAGGCTAACCACCTGGGTTCCGGCTAACCTGAGCTGCCGCCCGTACTATCCCTGGCTACTCTGTTATTTTTAGCACTAGCTAGTCTGTCTATCTGAGTTGggaagctgcagtgtagacacacctcaAGAATCTGAGTGATGTCCAGCACAAGGCTGTGATCTCTGCTGGGCCCTCTAGGTCCTCCCAATAAACAATTACTCactgtgcataaagttaagcacatacctaAGTCTTTGGAGGATCAGGCTCTACATATCATATGTTTTTCATTACAATCTTCATACTAGAGGGCAGGTGACTAGACTTTGTGCCTGGGCTAGTAAATTCTGCAAGACTAGCAAATAATGTCGAGTAAATTagaataaaaacaatttaaaaagttaTCAGTCACAGAAGACTTTTTTCCTTATTTCAAGTAGTCAGTGTCTATTTAATAGCTGAAAGCATCAAAACACACATCAAAATCTAGTACAACTGCATTTAAACAAGAACTTCAAGACTGACACTTTTTTAAAACAAGCTCACTGAAATCCATTTTATTCTATTTCATTTTGATTATCTTTAGGAGGATGAATTTTCAAAGGGTGAGGTGGCAGTTTTGTATAAGTCCCTTGTTTAACAATGTTTGCACCTGGGAATGTTTTCGGACATCTTTTCAAAATCTTCCCCAAACACATGGCATTTAAAATGCAACTCAAATATATCCATTGTCACAATGTTTGTCTTACTCTGATAAAGAATTTCTTCTTGAGACTTTGTGGTCACATTTGTTGGAGACAGGGTATTATTTCCCAGTGGCGCAGCTGTCGTCATCTTGATTCCAGCTGGACAAAGAAAGAAGGatgatttaaaaaccaaacactgAAATAGCTACTGTCAGCACCTATTTGAGATAACTAGACAATTATCCATCAGATATTTGGGTCTTAATCAAGACCCAGATTGTAATCACCCTACACCATGAATAGTTCTGTTGAAATGAATAAACCACTTGCAGAGTAAAGTCCTGTACCATGGATagaattctggccccactgatgccacggggagttttgccatggacttcaacgATACCATGATTTCACCCTGTGTGAATAAGGatactctgccagccacttaaaatgtacagtgctcaggACTGCTGACACATGGAATAAAGTAAGCGAATTCCACGCATGCCAAGATGCAATTTTCCCATTACACAGTACTAAGTTTCAGAGGATAAATCATGGCATAAACTGGAAACAAGTGGCAACAGGCAACCAAACTACAAAGACAGTGAGTTTCAAAGTCCACACTGCAGTTTGGCCTGGAACTCCTGATATTTGGAATAGCAAAAGAATCAGGCCATAACCTTGGCACAGTGACAATTCTGACCTTGAAAGTGGAAAACACAGGAGAGTTCTCTATTAGCATGGGCAACTATATTCTGCAGTACTTGTCCAAACCACTACCGCCTGAAGTAGTGATACTGCAATCTTTGGGGCTTTGTTTTGAATATAAAGGGAGAACAACTGGAAAAGAATAGAAGATTCTCATATATGCCATACACAGTTGCATTACATTCCTCCTTGATTTGCACCAGTGACTGGGAGACtcagggcaggtcttcactatggggttagtcaacctaagttacacaactccagctatgttattcacgtaactgGAGTTGACATACCTTAGGTTGACTTATTGTGGTGTCTACACCGCGCTGggtcaatgggagaaactctcccgtcgacttaccttatgcttcttgtTCTGGTGGGGTAcaagagtcgatgggagagtgatctgcggtcgat
Coding sequences within:
- the LOC120389398 gene encoding noncompact myelin-associated protein: MTTAAPLGNNTLSPTNVTTKSQEEILYQSSGAIVAAIVVGVIIIFTVVLLMLKMYNRHMRAKRELEPTSTKAKTPPTFGQNSTNANQPTTVTIIPVDIHMQNR